A DNA window from Castanea sativa cultivar Marrone di Chiusa Pesio chromosome 7, ASM4071231v1 contains the following coding sequences:
- the LOC142643665 gene encoding protein BASIC PENTACYSTEINE4-like, which yields MDDGRQHENGRHKLDYYRGPHSPWNMMSQHQVKEPNALVMNKKIMSIIAERDAAIRERNAALSEKNEALAARDDALRQRDEALAQRDTALMERDNALAALQVRDNGINFPLGGGIQRGSKRMHHPSNHMVNMAEAPYSTKDAQITDAFPITVIASEAVKSHQAKRTKENKGVSSKTSKSPRKPKKVGEDLNRQAASDGIKYRSEWDSQDLGLNLVTFDESSMPVPVCTCTGVPRQCYKWGNGGWQSSCCTTRMSMYPLPQMPNKRHARVGGRKMSGSVFTRLLSRLAAEGHDLSLPLDLKDYWARHGTNRYITIK from the exons ATGGATGATGGTAGGCAACACGAAAATGGGAGACATAAACTGGATTATTACAGAGGACCGCACTCTCCG TGGAATATGATGTCCCAGCATCAAGTAAAGGAACCAAATGCCTTAGTCATGAATAAGAAGATCATGTCGATTATTGCTGAGAGGGATGCTGCAATTCGTGAAAGGAATGCAGCGCTATCAGAAAAGAATGAAGCCTTGGCTGCACGGGATGACGCACTTCGGCAGCGAGATGAGGCACTTGCTCAGCGGGATACTGCCCTAATGGAACGAGACAATGCCCTTGCAGCCCTTCAAGTCAGAGATAATGGCATTAACTTTCCATTGGGTGGGGGAATTCAGCGAGGATCAAAGCGTATGCATCACCCCTCAAACCATATGGTTAATATGGCCGAAGCTCCTTACAGCACAAAGGATGCACAAATAACTGATGCCTTCCCAATAACCGTGATAGCTTCTGAAGCTGTCAAGTCACATCAGGCTAAGCGAACAAAGGAGAACAAGGGTGTTTCATCTAAGACATCAAAGTCTCCGCGAAAACCAAAGAAAGTAGGTGAGGATTTGAATAGGCAGGCTGCTTCTGATGGTATTAAGTATAGATCTGAGTGGGATAGTCAGGATCTGGGCTTGAACCTAGTTACTTTTGATGAGTCTTCCATGCCAGTGCCAGTTTGCACTTGCACTGGAGTCCCCCGACAATGCTACAAATGGGGGAATGGTGGATGGCAGTCATCTTGTTGTACAACCAGGATGTCAATGTATCCACTACCTCAGATGCCAAATAAGCGTCATGCACGAGTGGGTGGCCGAAAAATGAGTGGAAGTGTCTTTACAAGATTGCTCAGCCGGCTGGCAGCAGAAGGCCATGATCTATCTCTACCATTGGATCTCAAGGACTACTGGGCCAGACATGGAACAAATCGCTACATCACCATCAAGTAG